One Bartonella tribocorum CIP 105476 genomic window carries:
- a CDS encoding UTP--glucose-1-phosphate uridylyltransferase: MRKIRKAVFPVAGLGTRFLPATKTIPKEMLTVVDKPVIQYVVDEAREAGIEHFIFVTGRNKAVIEDYFDAQVELYTTLAECGKKEDLAHLYRLQPLPGTTSFTRQQQPLGLGHALWCARELVAGEPFALLLPDMLIQAKKGCLSEMMSLYERTGGGNIIAVQECDPRETHKYGIVGKGKQIANGFEITEMIEKPALGTAPSNLYINGRYILQPEIFNILSTQERGTGNEIQLTDAMIRLSNEQDFWGLQLEGRTFDCGSKAGFIEANVAFSLARADMNSHVSASLKNLLETITVEK, from the coding sequence TTGCGTAAAATCCGGAAAGCAGTATTTCCCGTAGCAGGTCTTGGTACGCGTTTTCTTCCTGCGACAAAAACGATACCGAAAGAAATGCTAACAGTTGTTGATAAGCCTGTTATTCAATATGTTGTGGATGAGGCACGGGAGGCTGGTATTGAGCATTTTATTTTTGTGACTGGGCGCAACAAAGCAGTCATTGAGGATTATTTTGATGCGCAAGTTGAATTATATACAACACTTGCTGAATGTGGGAAAAAAGAAGATCTTGCGCATTTATACCGTTTACAGCCGTTGCCAGGGACAACTTCTTTCACACGTCAACAGCAACCTTTGGGGTTAGGGCATGCGCTTTGGTGTGCGCGTGAATTAGTTGCAGGCGAACCTTTTGCTTTATTATTACCTGATATGTTGATACAAGCGAAAAAGGGATGCCTTTCTGAGATGATGAGTCTTTATGAAAGAACGGGGGGTGGAAATATTATAGCAGTTCAGGAATGCGATCCTAGAGAAACCCATAAATATGGTATTGTGGGGAAAGGCAAACAGATTGCCAATGGTTTTGAAATCACAGAAATGATAGAAAAACCAGCGCTTGGAACGGCACCATCAAATTTGTACATCAATGGACGTTATATTTTGCAGCCAGAAATTTTTAATATTCTTTCCACTCAAGAACGAGGAACAGGAAATGAAATTCAACTAACAGATGCGATGATAAGGCTTTCAAACGAACAGGATTTTTGGGGTTTGCAATTAGAAGGGCGCACTTTTGATTGCGGTTCTAAAGCTGGTTTTATTGAAGCTAACGTTGCATTTTCTTTGGCACGTGCTGATATGAACAGCCATGTTTCTGCCTCATTGAAAAATTTACTGGAAACCATTACAGTTGAAAAATGA
- a CDS encoding KpsF/GutQ family sugar-phosphate isomerase, whose product MTIPFSHMALQGAVASALKTLASEKQGLEALEAALLGSLSSSFEAAVQTIRNARGHVVITGLGKSGHIGTKIAATLASTGTPAFFVHAAEANHGDLGMIGSDDVILALSWSGETQELSGIMSYAARFRIPLIAITSSEHSVLGRQADIVLLLPKIEEACPHGLAPTTSTIMQLAMGDALAVSLLEMRGFTATDFKIYHPGGSLGASLKYVCDIMHEGDCIPLVMQGTAMTEAMNVLVEKHFGCVGVINQKGELIGIVTDGDLARNIHFNLSKFNVDEVMTKAPKVVKPNTLVGAAMAFINDHHIGAFFVVEDKKPIGIVHFHDLLRIGAA is encoded by the coding sequence ATGACAATACCATTTTCTCATATGGCTTTGCAGGGTGCTGTTGCATCGGCGCTTAAAACGCTTGCCAGTGAAAAGCAAGGGCTTGAAGCCCTTGAAGCAGCTCTTCTTGGAAGTCTTTCATCTTCTTTTGAAGCGGCTGTTCAAACCATTAGAAATGCCCGTGGACATGTGGTCATTACGGGGCTTGGGAAAAGTGGTCATATAGGGACAAAAATTGCAGCAACCTTAGCTTCAACTGGAACACCTGCTTTTTTTGTTCACGCTGCAGAAGCCAATCATGGTGATCTTGGTATGATTGGGTCTGATGATGTTATTCTTGCTTTATCATGGTCTGGTGAAACGCAAGAGTTAAGTGGCATTATGAGTTATGCGGCGCGTTTTCGTATCCCCCTTATTGCAATAACATCAAGTGAACACTCTGTGTTAGGACGACAAGCTGATATTGTTCTCTTATTACCAAAGATAGAAGAGGCTTGCCCCCATGGTTTAGCGCCTACAACTTCAACAATTATGCAATTGGCAATGGGAGATGCATTAGCGGTTTCTCTTTTAGAAATGCGTGGCTTTACCGCGACCGATTTCAAAATATATCATCCTGGTGGTTCTCTTGGTGCAAGCCTTAAATACGTGTGTGATATTATGCATGAGGGTGATTGTATTCCTTTGGTTATGCAGGGAACAGCGATGACTGAAGCGATGAATGTTTTGGTAGAAAAACATTTTGGTTGTGTTGGTGTTATTAATCAAAAAGGTGAACTTATCGGAATTGTGACCGATGGTGATCTTGCACGGAACATTCATTTTAATTTATCAAAATTTAATGTTGATGAGGTGATGACCAAAGCTCCTAAAGTTGTAAAGCCAAATACACTTGTTGGTGCAGCAATGGCTTTTATTAATGATCATCATATTGGTGCATTTTTCGTGGTTGAAGATAAAAAACCGATAGGAATTGTTCATTTCCATGATCTTTTGCGCATCGGTGCTGCTTAG